In Rutidosis leptorrhynchoides isolate AG116_Rl617_1_P2 chromosome 2, CSIRO_AGI_Rlap_v1, whole genome shotgun sequence, one genomic interval encodes:
- the LOC139891335 gene encoding uncharacterized protein isoform X1, giving the protein MALVLKKLVSRSSTSVVVPYLRPPPNHHPRYFIAEARSLISEVRFILEELSPRNIVFGFGCPPSNTAPKFANRLLKCIPHTLRVTSRVEGLEARGESKGDVDTTLGTPMKFSLNIPGIEKITDTPENLYIFIDMGIPKNWVLHDLDDCGLYLKLKHNSGVKNYLWIEGYVQKLDIRRHYTSNVYLPPNLKANFNDFWVEPENGGVVVTISKQLVTKSSSSSSSDLQHPPNHHPRPPATSPNHHPRPDEDAATSPNYLHLIVDDAISYLGRMREMMEKKWYHTVDLRTVNSGREMHGRLRLRVEDRDKNFKVFLIGPLLWIIRDDGIAINNITEIPTDCFKSSDVVAIKGCKDIKVIIPLTTQKYKHDARVKVQVPFV; this is encoded by the exons ATGGCGTTGGTTTTGAAGAAGCTTGTTTCCAGATCGTCCACCTCCGTTGTCGTCCCTTATTTACGGCCTCCACCAAATCATCATCCTCGCTATTTCATTGCTGAAGCCAGATCTCTAATATCTGAAGTCAGATTCATTCTCG aagAATTGTCACCAAGGAATATAGTATTTGGATTTGGATGCCCCCCATCAAACACAGCTCCTAAGTTTGCGAACAGATTATTAAAGTGCATCCCTCATACACTGCGTGTTACATCTAGGGTGGAGGGTTTAGAAGCTCGAGGTGAAAGTAAAGGTGATGTGGACACAACACTTGGTACACCCATGAAGTTTTCACTAAATATACCCGGAATTGAAAAGATCACCGACACTCCTGAAAACCTATATATATTCATAGATATGGGAATACCTAAGAATTGGGTGTTGCATGATTTGGATGACTGTGGACTTTATCTTAAGTTGAAACACAATTCTGGCGTCAAAAACTATTTGTGGATTGAAGGGTACGTGCAGAAACTGGACATTCGTAGACACTACACTTCCAATGTTTATTTACCACCTAATTTAAAGGCCAACTTTAATGACTTCTGGGTAGAGCCTGAAAATGGAGGGGTAGTGGTAACAATATCCAAGCAGCTTGTTACCAAAtcatcctcctcctcctcctctgaTTTACAACATCCACCAAATCATCATCCTCGCCCTCCCGCCACATCACCAAATCATCATCCTCGCCCTGATGAAGATGCCGCCACATCACCAAATTATCTTCACCTTATCGTTGATGACGCCATATCTTATCTTG GgcggatgagggagatgatggagaaAAAATGGTATCATACTGTGGACTTGAGAACGGTGAATTCTGGTAGGGAGATGCACGGGCGTTTGCGTTTGCGTGTTGAAGACCGCGATAAGAATTTCAAAGTCTTTCTTATTGGCCCATTATTGTGGATTATAAGAGATGATGGGATTGCTATAAACAATATCACGGAAATACCAACCGATTGTTTCAAATCTTCGGATGTCGTTGCAATCAAAGGATGTAAAGACATCAAAGTGATAATCCCTCTTACAACACAGAAATATAAACATGATGCGAGAGTTAAAGTTCAAGTTCCATTTGTGTAG
- the LOC139891335 gene encoding uncharacterized protein isoform X2 has translation MALVLKKLVSRSSTSVVVPYLRPPPNHHPRYFIAEARSLISEVRFILAPKFANRLLKCIPHTLRVTSRVEGLEARGESKGDVDTTLGTPMKFSLNIPGIEKITDTPENLYIFIDMGIPKNWVLHDLDDCGLYLKLKHNSGVKNYLWIEGYVQKLDIRRHYTSNVYLPPNLKANFNDFWVEPENGGVVVTISKQLVTKSSSSSSSDLQHPPNHHPRPPATSPNHHPRPDEDAATSPNYLHLIVDDAISYLGRMREMMEKKWYHTVDLRTVNSGREMHGRLRLRVEDRDKNFKVFLIGPLLWIIRDDGIAINNITEIPTDCFKSSDVVAIKGCKDIKVIIPLTTQKYKHDARVKVQVPFV, from the exons ATGGCGTTGGTTTTGAAGAAGCTTGTTTCCAGATCGTCCACCTCCGTTGTCGTCCCTTATTTACGGCCTCCACCAAATCATCATCCTCGCTATTTCATTGCTGAAGCCAGATCTCTAATATCTGAAGTCAGATTCATTCTCG CTCCTAAGTTTGCGAACAGATTATTAAAGTGCATCCCTCATACACTGCGTGTTACATCTAGGGTGGAGGGTTTAGAAGCTCGAGGTGAAAGTAAAGGTGATGTGGACACAACACTTGGTACACCCATGAAGTTTTCACTAAATATACCCGGAATTGAAAAGATCACCGACACTCCTGAAAACCTATATATATTCATAGATATGGGAATACCTAAGAATTGGGTGTTGCATGATTTGGATGACTGTGGACTTTATCTTAAGTTGAAACACAATTCTGGCGTCAAAAACTATTTGTGGATTGAAGGGTACGTGCAGAAACTGGACATTCGTAGACACTACACTTCCAATGTTTATTTACCACCTAATTTAAAGGCCAACTTTAATGACTTCTGGGTAGAGCCTGAAAATGGAGGGGTAGTGGTAACAATATCCAAGCAGCTTGTTACCAAAtcatcctcctcctcctcctctgaTTTACAACATCCACCAAATCATCATCCTCGCCCTCCCGCCACATCACCAAATCATCATCCTCGCCCTGATGAAGATGCCGCCACATCACCAAATTATCTTCACCTTATCGTTGATGACGCCATATCTTATCTTG GgcggatgagggagatgatggagaaAAAATGGTATCATACTGTGGACTTGAGAACGGTGAATTCTGGTAGGGAGATGCACGGGCGTTTGCGTTTGCGTGTTGAAGACCGCGATAAGAATTTCAAAGTCTTTCTTATTGGCCCATTATTGTGGATTATAAGAGATGATGGGATTGCTATAAACAATATCACGGAAATACCAACCGATTGTTTCAAATCTTCGGATGTCGTTGCAATCAAAGGATGTAAAGACATCAAAGTGATAATCCCTCTTACAACACAGAAATATAAACATGATGCGAGAGTTAAAGTTCAAGTTCCATTTGTGTAG